The window TGTACGAGATCAGTCCGGGGCGTCAGGCCTCCTGTCTTGCCGAGGTAAGCGGCGAGAGCGAGATTTTCTCCCGGGGCGGCGATGTCCACGGCGGCACGAACGCCCGCGATCGTCTCGCCTGTGGCGGGATTATAGAAATCGACCGCCTCGCGCGAGCTGAAGTCCGAGGGCGTGAGGAAATGCGTGCCGCCGACCGAGCCGACCGTGATGTTGTTGTAGCCGCTGCCCGGAGCCGAAACCGGGAAATCTCCCGAGTTGCCTGCGGAGACCACGAACGCCACCGTGGAGTTTTCCCGAGCCAGGGCGTCGATCGTGCGGGTGGTTTCTGCGGTGGCCCCCGGGTCATCGCCGCCCCAGCTGCTGTTGATCACATCGGCCTTCCGGCCTGCAATGCCACGGAAGAAGGTCCGGTACGGCGAGAGGGTCGCTTCCGTGGTGGTGGAAAAGCTACCGATATCCTCGGGGGAGAAGCTGGTCGCAATGGCGCCCGACCAGAGCTCTGCAAACGGCGCGATGCCAGCTTTGACGAACGGAGAGACATCAGCTGCACCATAGTCAAACTGGCCTCCATTTTCCGCAGTATACCCTGTGCCAGCCAGTACGTGACCGACCATGGTCGCGTGAAAATCGTATTCCGGCGTTATGCTGGCATCTGCCACATAGTGGGTCACGGCAGCCGAAACCCCGAGTTCCGCAGGGATCTGGGAACGGTCAAATACCTCGTGCACGTTCCAGATGTAGCCGGCCTCCACGTTCGCGATCACGCTGCGCTGCCCGTAGAAGCCCTCGTTGTAAAAGAGCATCGCGCCGACGACTTCATTCGTGAAGTAGTTGGTCGTGAGATTGTTGGTTCCGACCTGCTGAGTGATCAGGAGGCTCCGGGCGTTTTCATCCGCATGTCCGGCGCCAAGACCGAGGAGCATCGCGCAAAGACAGGACAGGCTGGAGCGGGGGAACAACATGAGCCGCTCAATACTTCGAAACAGCAGCGGAGGAGTCAAGTTCTCACGGAAGGGTTCCGGCAAGGAATCCGACAGGCGTGAGGGGCCTTTTCCGCCACTCCTGAAGGGGTGTTCCCTGCGGGAGATCTATCTCCGGCGGGCGTCGTCAGATGGCAGGGTGCCAAAATACTGTCGGTAGCTCGCCGAAAACCGCCCGAGATGACTGAACCCCCAGGCTGTCGCAATGTCGGTGACACCGCGTCTCTTGCGTCGGAGCAGTTCTCGCCGCACTCCGGCCAGCCGCACGGCAAGCAGGTACTTCATCGGAGAGGTGCCATAGACTTCGAGGAATCCCAAGTGCAGGGTTCGGCGGCTTGATCCCACAGCCTCGCAAAGATCGCCGATGCTGAGTTCCTCATGGCAGCGTTCGTGGATCACATTTGCTGCTCGACGCGCCAGCCAGCGCCGCGCGATGGCGCCATCCGGCGGCCGGGGTTCTTCCAGGTTGCAGAGCAGGGCGTTCAGGAGATCTTCCTCCATGGCTTGGCCCCGCTGTGGACTGGAGAGCCCACTACCGGCAGAGGTCGCATTTTCGATGGCTTCGCAAAGAAACTGATTCACCTGCGCGGCGCGTTCGGTCGAGGTAAACTGCAACGTGCGGGTGAGCAACCGGCTGGCATCGGTCTGCCAGAGTTGGGAAAGGCGGGTGCGGATCAGTTCCTGGCTGACGGCCACGCTGATGATCTCCATCTCCTCCGCATAGGAAATATCGAGACCATTGACGCAGTCCTGGCAGATCAGGTCGCGGGCTTCGATTGGCGCACCGTGAAATTGCATCACCCGTCCGCGCGTCACCGGAGTCGCCAGGATGACCGTGCCCGGAGGGATCTCTCCATCGAGGCGGGAATTGTTTTTATGCCGGACCCTGCTGACCTGCATGCGTGTCGTATGAAAGGCGACGAGGTCACAGTGGTATCTCTGTCTGCCCAGTTGGGTGACCTTGAGATTCCAAAACTTAGCCATCTCCTCCATTTCGTCGGGGCTGGACGGCGACTCTCTTAAAATCAAACCCGCCGGGAAAGGCCCGTCTGCAGCGCCGGTTTCTTCGGGAATGAGGTTTTGCACAGGAAATCGGCTCGCTACTAAACCGATTGCACAAAATGGATAGCACGCCTTCAGAACTTGCGTCTAGAGAAAGACGCAACCGTCGCCGATGAAGTCCATTTACCTGCCTGATAGTATCCTGGAAGCCTGCCGTCAGTATCTCGGCTTTGGAGTGCTCGCCGCGTCTCTTTCCCTCGCCCATGCGGAGACGCCGTCTCCCACGCCTCTCCAGACGACCGGGGTTTCCGGCTCCCCGAGTGCGACGACGACGATCAGCAACGCCCAACTCCCGGCGCCGGATCCCAAGTTTGGCGGGGTGATCAAGCAGGACGCTCTCCAATCCAAACCCTGGTGGGCGCCTCGCATCGTTCCGCCTAAGCAGGCCCCCAACATCCTTCTCATCATCACCGACGATGCCGGGTTTGGCGTACCGAGCACCTTTGGCGGCGTGATCCCGACCCCGACGATGGATCGGGTGGCCAATAATGGCCTGCGGTATAACAATATCAACTCGACGGCACTCTGCTCGCCGACCCGCGCGGCGCTGATCACGGGGCGCAATCACCATTCGGTGGGGTTCGGCGTGATCTCCGAGCAGTCGACGGGCTTCCCCGGCTACAACAGCATCATCACCAAGGACAAGGCCACCATCGGGCGCATCCTCCTGGATAACGGCTATGCCACGGCATGGTTCGGCAAGGATCACAATACCCCCGCCTTTGCCGCCAGCCAGGTAGGGCCTTTCGACCAGTGGCCGACGGGCATGGGCTTTGAGTATTTCTATGGTTTTGTCGGCGGCGACGCCAACCAGTGGCAGCCAAATCTCTTCCGCAACACGACTCAGATCTATCCCTTTCAGGGCAAGCCAGACTGGAACCTCATCACCGGCATGGCTGACGACGCGATCGACTACATCAATCGCGTCAACCAGATCGATCCCGCCAAGCCCTTCTTTATCAAATACGCGCCTGG of the Terrimicrobium sacchariphilum genome contains:
- a CDS encoding S8 family serine peptidase, whose protein sequence is MLFPRSSLSCLCAMLLGLGAGHADENARSLLITQQVGTNNLTTNYFTNEVVGAMLFYNEGFYGQRSVIANVEAGYIWNVHEVFDRSQIPAELGVSAAVTHYVADASITPEYDFHATMVGHVLAGTGYTAENGGQFDYGAADVSPFVKAGIAPFAELWSGAIATSFSPEDIGSFSTTTEATLSPYRTFFRGIAGRKADVINSSWGGDDPGATAETTRTIDALARENSTVAFVVSAGNSGDFPVSAPGSGYNNITVGSVGGTHFLTPSDFSSREAVDFYNPATGETIAGVRAAVDIAAPGENLALAAYLGKTGGLTPRTDLVQDVSPSDLYFPGMSGTSFSAPIVAGGIGLLKDVVHYYEENLVPLSAYTLDTRVVKSVLMAGATRTEGWNNGQTEQNGVITTTQSLDYATGAGAMNLEKTADIYLLSGTQDVAGLGGGAISGKGWDYGQLAEGGANEYRFTDSFTGQVELTISLNWFTGMDFDENDIGRSLSFANLNLEVWQIIDGELGNKVAESISLYNNAEFLRIALDTPGEYAIRVAFLGMIYDLDLAPNDTDYALAWQAEAVPEPAAWVLVLAGVIVGWVIRRRLILA
- a CDS encoding helix-turn-helix domain-containing protein gives rise to the protein MAKFWNLKVTQLGRQRYHCDLVAFHTTRMQVSRVRHKNNSRLDGEIPPGTVILATPVTRGRVMQFHGAPIEARDLICQDCVNGLDISYAEEMEIISVAVSQELIRTRLSQLWQTDASRLLTRTLQFTSTERAAQVNQFLCEAIENATSAGSGLSSPQRGQAMEEDLLNALLCNLEEPRPPDGAIARRWLARRAANVIHERCHEELSIGDLCEAVGSSRRTLHLGFLEVYGTSPMKYLLAVRLAGVRRELLRRKRRGVTDIATAWGFSHLGRFSASYRQYFGTLPSDDARRR